From the genome of Candidatus Kapaibacterium sp., one region includes:
- a CDS encoding fumarylacetoacetate hydrolase family protein: MKLVSYRLGPCVRAGFISGEHWIVDAAGAYEVARREGLVHRLFAMPTQMLQLLELWEVASEELRRLQEWCAGREEALVADGLAFALDEAVLEAPLQPRSLRDGYAFRQHVEAARRSRGLPMIPEFDAFPVFYFGNHQAVTGPGPVAVQARHLERLDFELECAVVIGKAGKNIPASVAERFIAGFMIMNDWSARELQAQEMKLNLGPAKGKDFATSLGPWLVTLDELADRAILTPDGNHYDLEMTARLNGELISHDTLRNMRWTFAQIIERASYGTWLYPGDVIGSGTCGTGCLLELNTTGGFTPARWLQPGDTVELSIERLGTLRNTLMLVPEEMAQ; encoded by the coding sequence ATGAAGCTTGTTTCGTATCGACTTGGACCCTGTGTGCGGGCCGGATTCATCAGTGGTGAGCACTGGATCGTTGATGCTGCAGGGGCATACGAAGTTGCCCGGCGGGAGGGATTGGTCCATCGTCTCTTCGCGATGCCCACGCAGATGCTGCAACTCTTGGAGCTGTGGGAGGTAGCTAGCGAAGAGCTGCGTCGGCTCCAGGAGTGGTGTGCGGGGCGCGAAGAGGCTCTTGTTGCCGATGGTTTAGCCTTTGCCCTGGATGAGGCGGTATTGGAGGCTCCGCTCCAGCCACGGTCGCTGCGCGATGGCTACGCCTTTCGGCAGCACGTTGAGGCCGCACGCCGGAGCCGCGGACTGCCGATGATCCCAGAGTTCGACGCCTTCCCTGTGTTCTACTTCGGCAACCACCAGGCGGTGACGGGCCCGGGACCTGTTGCAGTCCAAGCGCGACATCTGGAGCGGCTGGACTTTGAGCTGGAGTGTGCTGTCGTCATCGGCAAGGCTGGTAAGAACATTCCCGCCAGTGTAGCGGAGCGGTTCATCGCTGGGTTCATGATCATGAACGACTGGAGCGCGCGGGAGCTTCAGGCACAAGAGATGAAGCTGAACCTCGGCCCAGCGAAGGGGAAGGACTTCGCCACATCGCTGGGTCCTTGGTTGGTGACGCTGGATGAACTCGCAGACCGGGCCATCCTGACCCCGGATGGGAACCACTACGACCTGGAGATGACCGCACGGCTTAACGGGGAGCTCATCTCCCACGATACGCTCCGCAACATGCGGTGGACGTTCGCGCAGATCATCGAGCGGGCGAGTTACGGGACATGGCTGTATCCAGGGGACGTCATCGGGTCTGGGACGTGCGGCACGGGATGCCTCTTAGAGCTCAACACCACAGGTGGTTTCACCCCTGCTCGGTGGCTACAGCCAGGGGATACAGTAGAGCTCTCGATTGAGCGGCTGGGGACGCTACGGAATACGCTCATGCTGGTGCCGGAGGAGATGGCGCAGTGA
- a CDS encoding tetratricopeptide repeat protein, whose product MRSRYMARRWAIALLLSVLAVGHFHCASPEFTTAKIALGQRDYPKALRNLEAETQKNPSNIEAWLLLAQLHREHTRSYEAAAQALQGARANDKTGRWTTQIAAEEVALWVTVYNQAIVQYNEVATAQSPSAEQLQKTRQLLQLAIRLKPDVPDPYGLLGIVEELARDTVAALQNFVRYRQLVQPEIEAAQRAGVTLGMARSELLRRLGPPAQSRNILAEQDTLFVDLWTVEGQPLYVFAAAVDGKEAVVEGWRYRPPQAWTQAEKERYARLMVQPLVNAALAYMDRGVLDTALSYARDVLTLSPESEAGMGLLLEIYDRQGRTQELLDLLQRLRSQFPTKTAYTLQYAIVLTKQERYQEATKAYDEVLQREPANELALFNGAVAYKNWAGKLQQEEIEKRRQNPRYQEQRERYAPLLRRSAELFERYRQLPGKQDEFLVLEQLLNIYEVLGETQKLTRLVAELERLEPLYATQPRYYELLGGYYARRGEKAKAEQYYNRADRLRNQQ is encoded by the coding sequence ATGAGGAGCCGGTACATGGCACGGCGGTGGGCTATAGCACTTCTGCTATCGGTGCTTGCCGTAGGGCACTTCCACTGTGCGTCCCCAGAGTTCACGACGGCGAAGATTGCGCTCGGACAGCGCGATTACCCCAAGGCACTCCGTAACTTGGAGGCCGAGACGCAGAAGAATCCAAGCAACATCGAGGCGTGGCTCCTCTTGGCGCAACTGCATCGGGAGCACACACGCTCGTACGAAGCGGCTGCACAAGCACTCCAAGGAGCTCGTGCCAATGATAAGACAGGACGGTGGACCACTCAGATTGCTGCCGAGGAGGTTGCGCTGTGGGTTACCGTCTACAACCAGGCTATCGTCCAGTACAACGAAGTAGCGACCGCCCAGTCTCCTTCGGCAGAGCAGCTCCAGAAGACTCGTCAGCTGCTGCAGTTGGCAATTCGCCTAAAGCCAGACGTTCCTGATCCCTACGGTCTGCTAGGGATCGTGGAGGAACTTGCAAGGGACACTGTGGCTGCCTTACAGAACTTCGTCCGCTACCGGCAGCTGGTACAGCCGGAGATAGAGGCCGCACAGAGGGCTGGCGTCACTCTCGGTATGGCCCGCAGTGAACTCCTACGGAGGTTGGGTCCTCCAGCACAGAGCCGCAACATCCTGGCTGAGCAGGACACGCTCTTCGTTGACCTCTGGACCGTTGAGGGGCAGCCACTCTACGTCTTTGCTGCGGCAGTGGACGGGAAGGAGGCGGTCGTGGAAGGGTGGCGATATAGGCCACCGCAGGCGTGGACACAGGCCGAAAAGGAGCGGTATGCTCGGCTTATGGTCCAGCCCCTGGTGAATGCAGCATTGGCATACATGGACCGTGGAGTGCTGGACACAGCCCTCAGCTACGCCCGCGATGTCTTGACCCTCAGCCCAGAAAGCGAAGCGGGAATGGGTCTGCTGCTGGAGATCTACGACCGCCAGGGACGGACCCAAGAGCTCCTGGACCTCCTCCAGCGACTCCGAAGCCAATTTCCGACGAAGACAGCCTATACGCTGCAGTACGCAATCGTGCTGACGAAGCAGGAGCGGTACCAAGAGGCTACAAAGGCCTACGACGAAGTCCTGCAGAGGGAACCGGCAAACGAGCTTGCTCTCTTCAACGGCGCTGTGGCCTACAAGAATTGGGCTGGGAAGCTGCAGCAGGAGGAGATAGAGAAGCGACGCCAGAATCCACGGTACCAAGAGCAGCGCGAGCGCTATGCGCCGCTGCTCCGCCGCTCTGCAGAGCTCTTCGAACGCTACCGTCAACTGCCCGGGAAGCAGGACGAGTTCCTTGTGCTGGAGCAGCTCCTGAACATCTACGAAGTGCTCGGTGAGACCCAAAAGTTGACCCGGCTGGTGGCGGAGCTAGAGCGATTGGAGCCGCTCTATGCCACGCAGCCACGGTACTACGAGCTCTTGGGTGGCTACTACGCCCGCCGTGGCGAGAAGGCGAAGGCAGAGCAGTACTACAACCGCGCTGACCGACTACGCAACCAACAGTGA
- a CDS encoding DUF3467 domain-containing protein: MEHDKSKLEQPTIEHQINIELGEQEAQGIYSNLVIISHSIAEFVLDFTRVLPGLPRARVHARILMTPQHAKLFWMALGENIRKYEQQYGEIRVEPQQSMPSIPFRVH, from the coding sequence ATGGAACACGACAAGTCCAAGCTAGAGCAGCCAACCATCGAGCACCAGATCAACATAGAGCTTGGCGAGCAAGAGGCTCAGGGGATTTACTCCAACCTGGTCATCATCTCGCATTCGATTGCGGAGTTCGTGTTGGACTTCACCCGTGTCCTGCCAGGATTGCCTCGGGCGCGCGTTCATGCTCGGATTCTGATGACTCCGCAGCACGCTAAGCTCTTCTGGATGGCGCTTGGGGAGAACATTCGCAAGTACGAGCAGCAGTATGGGGAGATCCGTGTAGAGCCCCAGCAATCCATGCCCTCGATCCCCTTCCGAGTGCATTGA
- a CDS encoding DUF1957 domain-containing protein: protein MALGAIVVVLHAHLPYVLHHGRFPHGTDWLCEAVAECYLPLLKVLRGLIRRGLLPRCTLEFSPVLCEQLAHPAFRVLFQQYCQEKMEAAREDEFHFRRYGYGEHWIRLAQLWQTWYAERLQEFLEEYRGDLIAAFARLQSIEVVELATSAATHAYLPLLPSERAVAFQLRVGVEAYRRHFGRTPQSVWLPECGYYPAQDTTAESLYGSRAQRSVGVEYWLWQLGLESCVVEQQLLERGHFWSRSERCRGPSLLQPYWCCSMPECPWGCYILARHQATAAHVWDARTGYPGDGDYLDFHKRHYTSWLRYWRVTDNRLDMQYKLLYVPDWAQGKAAGHATHFADVLTRTLAEESQRQGCFPVLCLPFDAELFGHWWFEGPLFLHFLWERVAADGAVELWSLRECRQRTQPVGQVRLPAGSWGKDAGHEPWIDPRVRWMWHFLAQAEERLQTLLRRFPTGVRSPLQERLLRQALRELLLMQSSDWMFQVVTGGAQEYAEQRFAFHAQDFERLCQLVEESSGRGELTPDEEKFVSAVEERDSVFPELSVEWWSQPL, encoded by the coding sequence ATGGCGCTTGGAGCTATCGTTGTGGTCCTCCATGCGCACCTCCCGTATGTGTTACACCACGGTCGTTTTCCCCACGGCACCGATTGGCTCTGCGAGGCTGTAGCAGAGTGCTACCTGCCACTGCTGAAGGTTCTGCGGGGATTGATACGACGTGGCCTTCTGCCGCGCTGCACGCTGGAATTCTCGCCTGTGCTGTGCGAACAGCTAGCCCATCCCGCTTTCCGGGTGCTCTTCCAGCAGTACTGCCAGGAGAAGATGGAGGCAGCTCGGGAGGATGAGTTCCACTTCCGCCGCTATGGTTACGGCGAGCATTGGATCCGTCTGGCCCAGCTATGGCAGACGTGGTACGCTGAGCGGCTGCAGGAGTTTCTGGAGGAGTACCGAGGAGACCTCATCGCTGCTTTTGCGCGCCTGCAGTCCATAGAGGTAGTGGAGCTGGCGACTTCGGCAGCTACCCATGCGTACCTCCCGCTGCTGCCAAGCGAGCGAGCGGTTGCCTTCCAGCTTCGAGTTGGTGTGGAGGCGTACCGGCGCCATTTCGGCCGTACACCGCAGAGCGTGTGGCTGCCTGAGTGTGGTTACTACCCAGCGCAGGATACGACGGCGGAATCCCTTTACGGCTCAAGGGCACAGCGTTCGGTTGGGGTAGAGTATTGGCTGTGGCAACTCGGACTGGAGAGCTGCGTGGTGGAACAGCAGCTGTTGGAGCGTGGCCACTTCTGGTCGCGATCGGAACGTTGTCGTGGGCCATCGCTGTTACAGCCGTACTGGTGTTGCTCCATGCCTGAGTGCCCGTGGGGATGCTACATCCTGGCCCGACACCAGGCAACGGCAGCTCATGTCTGGGATGCCCGGACGGGCTATCCAGGTGATGGGGACTACTTAGACTTCCACAAGCGCCACTACACTTCGTGGCTGCGGTACTGGCGCGTGACGGACAACCGGCTGGATATGCAGTACAAGCTGCTCTACGTGCCCGACTGGGCTCAGGGTAAGGCGGCAGGGCATGCTACACACTTCGCCGACGTCCTGACTCGAACGCTCGCTGAGGAGTCTCAGCGCCAGGGTTGTTTCCCAGTCCTCTGCCTGCCGTTTGACGCTGAGCTCTTCGGGCATTGGTGGTTTGAGGGGCCATTGTTTCTGCACTTCCTCTGGGAGCGGGTGGCTGCAGACGGTGCCGTGGAACTGTGGAGCCTCCGGGAATGTCGACAGCGGACGCAGCCAGTGGGACAGGTACGGCTTCCTGCTGGCTCGTGGGGAAAGGATGCCGGGCATGAGCCTTGGATAGACCCTAGGGTGCGGTGGATGTGGCACTTCTTAGCCCAGGCGGAGGAGCGCCTCCAGACTCTCCTCCGGCGCTTCCCGACAGGGGTTCGCTCTCCACTCCAGGAACGGCTCCTCCGACAGGCTCTGCGTGAACTCCTGCTGATGCAGAGTTCGGATTGGATGTTCCAGGTAGTCACCGGGGGTGCCCAAGAGTATGCCGAGCAGCGTTTTGCCTTCCATGCCCAAGACTTCGAACGTCTGTGCCAGCTCGTAGAGGAGAGCTCGGGACGAGGGGAGCTAACGCCGGACGAGGAAAAGTTCGTCAGTGCTGTCGAGGAGC